A region from the Kribbella shirazensis genome encodes:
- the smpB gene encoding SsrA-binding protein SmpB, giving the protein MVKQSGREKPIAQNRKARHDYHIDDVVEAGLVLTGTEVKSLRQGRASLVDAFAAVRGNELWLQGMHIPEYKHGTWTNHEPRRTRKLLLHKDEVQKLIRAVEQQGVSLIPLSLYFKDGYAKVELATGRGKKDYDKRHALAERQASREAQRALSERRRG; this is encoded by the coding sequence ATGGTGAAACAGTCCGGCCGGGAGAAGCCGATCGCGCAGAACCGTAAGGCGCGACACGACTACCACATCGACGACGTGGTGGAGGCCGGGCTGGTGCTGACAGGGACCGAGGTGAAGTCCCTGCGGCAGGGCCGGGCCTCCCTCGTCGACGCCTTCGCCGCCGTCCGCGGGAACGAGTTGTGGCTGCAGGGCATGCACATCCCGGAGTACAAACACGGCACGTGGACGAACCACGAGCCCCGCCGTACCCGCAAGCTGCTGCTGCACAAGGACGAGGTCCAGAAGCTGATCCGCGCAGTCGAGCAGCAGGGTGTCTCCCTGATCCCGCTGTCGCTGTACTTCAAGGACGGCTACGCCAAGGTCGAGCTCGCCACCGGCCGAGGCAAGAAGGACTACGACAAACGCCACGCCCTGGCCGAACGCCAAGCAAGCCGCGAAGCCCAACGAGCCCTCTCGGAGCGCCGGCGGGGGTAG
- a CDS encoding peptidoglycan DD-metalloendopeptidase family protein: protein MVPHFPGANPRQRGSIKRDDSTGTATEPHPRSRTRPPGRQTVVAACCLVLSLSAGVLAAVPSAPSAEAKPPDPAAKKKQLESQINQSKADLAEASDQLGKSVAAYNQATAKYQAVQVRYAAAQGQLAAAKAADAVAAGKLAAAEAALRTAVSDVEAGEKLIAEKRSVAGRAVRSAYQQQNGLVGLSIALRGAAPADIATGMQVQRNVFGIQGNAISNLNNAQAQLASKRVKVAAAEKAAEGARAEAAATVQRVTALTKQVAADRAEAAAIAKVKLTAFKAAEKEKNSELAQYNALLRERNRVEQLLIARAKAEKAAAARRKAAAEKAEREKARREKRKPRTIPDDPPPSSDGGRLSRPVNTYITSPYGMRFHPILRYWKLHDGTDFGGGCGTPIRAAASGTVTDKYYNGGYGNRLFISHGVIDGSSVTTVYNHLSRYKARVGERVSRGEIIGYVGTTGYSTGCHLHFMVYQDGRVVNPMKWL, encoded by the coding sequence GTGGTCCCGCACTTCCCCGGTGCGAACCCGCGTCAGCGGGGGAGCATCAAGCGAGACGACAGCACCGGCACCGCCACCGAGCCGCACCCGCGATCACGCACGCGACCGCCGGGCCGGCAGACGGTGGTTGCCGCTTGCTGCCTTGTCCTGTCCCTGTCCGCCGGCGTCCTGGCCGCGGTTCCGTCCGCTCCGTCCGCGGAGGCGAAACCGCCGGATCCAGCCGCCAAGAAGAAACAACTCGAGTCGCAGATCAACCAGTCCAAGGCTGATCTGGCCGAGGCCTCCGACCAGCTCGGCAAGTCCGTTGCCGCGTACAACCAGGCCACGGCGAAGTACCAGGCCGTCCAGGTCCGGTACGCCGCCGCGCAGGGGCAGCTCGCCGCCGCGAAGGCCGCCGACGCGGTCGCCGCGGGCAAGCTCGCCGCGGCCGAGGCGGCGTTGCGTACGGCGGTGTCCGACGTCGAGGCCGGCGAGAAGCTGATCGCGGAGAAGCGGTCCGTCGCGGGTCGCGCCGTACGGTCGGCGTACCAGCAGCAGAACGGCCTGGTCGGGCTGTCGATCGCGCTGCGGGGTGCCGCGCCGGCCGACATCGCCACCGGGATGCAGGTCCAGCGGAACGTGTTCGGCATCCAGGGCAACGCGATCTCGAACCTGAACAACGCGCAGGCGCAGCTCGCCAGCAAGCGGGTCAAGGTCGCCGCAGCGGAGAAGGCCGCCGAGGGTGCGCGCGCCGAGGCCGCCGCGACGGTGCAGCGGGTCACGGCGCTGACCAAGCAGGTCGCGGCCGACCGGGCCGAGGCCGCGGCGATCGCGAAGGTCAAGCTGACCGCGTTCAAGGCCGCCGAGAAGGAGAAGAACTCCGAGCTGGCGCAGTACAACGCGCTGCTGCGGGAGCGGAACCGGGTCGAGCAGCTCCTGATCGCGCGGGCGAAGGCCGAGAAGGCGGCCGCCGCGCGCCGGAAGGCGGCAGCCGAGAAGGCCGAGCGGGAGAAGGCGCGCAGGGAGAAGCGGAAGCCGCGCACCATCCCGGACGACCCGCCGCCGTCCTCCGACGGCGGACGGTTGAGCAGGCCGGTCAACACCTACATCACGTCGCCGTACGGGATGCGTTTCCACCCGATCCTGCGGTACTGGAAGCTGCACGACGGAACCGACTTCGGCGGCGGCTGCGGTACGCCGATCCGCGCGGCCGCCAGTGGGACCGTCACGGACAAGTACTACAACGGCGGTTACGGGAACCGGCTGTTCATCTCACACGGAGTGATCGACGGCTCGTCCGTCACCACGGTGTACAACCACCTGTCGCGCTACAAGGCCCGCGTCGGCGAGCGCGTCTCCCGGGGCGAGATCATCGGGTACGTCGGCACCACGGGCTACTCGACCGGCTGCCACCTGCACTTCATGGTCTACCAGGACGGACGCGTGGTTAATCCGATGAAGTGGCTCTGA